A part of Pseudoalteromonas arctica A 37-1-2 genomic DNA contains:
- a CDS encoding NADPH-dependent FMN reductase produces MSAPKIIALAGSLRQESFNQKIINEAARFALQTGAEVEVIKLNELNIPLFNEDIEAQGTPSDVQLLKDKLRAADGILLASPEYNGSITAALKNAIDWASRTEQGAVPAFRNKVVALFSASPGGLGGLRGLNHVRDILSGIGSLVLADQLAVPAVHTLFDENGQINEPVTAERVSALAHQLVSVASKLR; encoded by the coding sequence ATGTCAGCACCAAAAATTATCGCCCTAGCAGGAAGTCTTCGACAAGAAAGCTTTAATCAAAAAATTATTAATGAGGCAGCACGTTTTGCTCTACAAACAGGTGCTGAAGTAGAAGTAATAAAACTAAACGAATTAAACATCCCACTATTTAACGAAGATATTGAAGCGCAAGGTACACCAAGCGATGTACAGCTTTTAAAAGACAAACTACGTGCAGCTGACGGTATTTTACTAGCAAGCCCAGAGTACAACGGATCTATAACTGCAGCACTTAAAAATGCGATTGATTGGGCATCGCGCACAGAGCAAGGTGCTGTTCCTGCTTTTCGCAATAAAGTAGTGGCGCTGTTTTCAGCATCACCAGGTGGACTTGGTGGGTTACGCGGTTTAAATCATGTACGTGATATACTAAGTGGTATTGGATCGTTAGTGCTTGCCGATCAACTTGCAGTACCCGCTGTACACACATTGTTTGATGAAAATGGGCAAATTAATGAACCTGTTACTGCAGAGCGAGTATCGGCGCTTGCTCATCAGTTAGTAAGCGTTGCAAGTAAGTTAAGGTAA
- the rhlB gene encoding ATP-dependent RNA helicase RhlB produces the protein MTKTHLTDKKFSDFAIAPEVVAGLTENGFEYCTPIQAKCLPFICDGRDIAGQAQTGTGKTLAFLTATCHRLLQSSKAPSKHPRALIMAPTRELAIQIHKDAKILAPHCNLNLGLVYGGEDYEKQRAQLEKGVDILIGTTGRLIDLYKQGCYTLNEIEVVVLDEADRMFDLGFIKDIRYMFDRMPDTSKRLNLLFSATLSYRVQELAFEHMTNPEHVQIEPDVKTGKRIQEELFHPSQEDKIKLLLTLIEEEWPEKAIVFANTKHSCETVYAWLKSDGHRVGMLTGDVNQKKRQTILAQFSKGDLDFLVATDVAARGLHIPEVSHVFNFDLPDDCEDYVHRIGRTGRAGASGHAISFACEQYAYNLHEIEEYIEHSIPLSHYDKTALLDDLTQPIIQRKRNYSTGPRNRSNNSGRRPNNSYQKGRS, from the coding sequence ATGACTAAGACACATTTAACCGATAAAAAGTTTTCAGACTTTGCTATCGCACCGGAAGTGGTTGCCGGTTTAACCGAGAATGGGTTTGAATATTGCACACCTATTCAAGCAAAATGCCTACCTTTTATTTGTGATGGACGCGATATCGCGGGCCAAGCTCAAACAGGTACAGGCAAAACGTTGGCGTTTCTAACTGCCACGTGCCATCGGTTATTACAATCTAGCAAAGCACCTAGTAAACATCCAAGAGCCCTGATCATGGCCCCTACTCGGGAGCTTGCGATTCAGATACACAAAGATGCTAAAATTTTAGCGCCGCACTGTAATCTTAACTTAGGTTTAGTATATGGTGGCGAAGATTACGAAAAACAACGTGCACAACTAGAAAAAGGCGTTGATATTTTAATTGGTACTACAGGTCGTCTAATTGATCTGTATAAGCAAGGCTGTTACACCCTTAATGAAATTGAGGTAGTCGTGCTTGATGAAGCTGATCGTATGTTCGATTTAGGTTTTATCAAAGATATTCGCTATATGTTCGATCGTATGCCAGATACATCAAAGCGTTTAAACTTATTATTTTCTGCCACATTATCGTATCGCGTACAAGAATTAGCTTTTGAGCACATGACAAACCCAGAACATGTTCAAATTGAACCTGACGTTAAAACGGGTAAACGTATTCAAGAAGAGCTATTTCATCCTTCGCAAGAAGATAAAATTAAGCTGTTGTTAACCTTAATTGAAGAAGAATGGCCAGAGAAAGCAATCGTGTTTGCAAATACCAAGCACAGTTGTGAAACAGTATATGCTTGGCTTAAGTCAGACGGTCATCGTGTAGGTATGCTTACTGGTGATGTTAACCAGAAAAAACGCCAAACTATATTAGCGCAGTTTAGCAAAGGCGACTTAGACTTTTTAGTTGCGACTGATGTTGCAGCGCGTGGTCTTCATATTCCAGAAGTAAGTCATGTATTTAACTTTGATTTACCTGACGATTGTGAAGATTATGTTCACCGTATTGGCCGTACTGGCCGCGCTGGTGCATCAGGCCACGCAATTAGTTTTGCATGTGAGCAATATGCATATAACCTGCATGAAATTGAAGAATATATAGAGCACAGCATTCCTTTATCACATTATGATAAAACAGCATTGCTAGATGATTTAACTCAGCCTATTATTCAAAGAAAGCGCAACTATTCAACAGGTCCACGTAACCGTAGTAATAACAGCGGACGTCGCCCAAATAATAGTTACCAAAAAGGACGGTCGTAA
- the gppA gene encoding guanosine-5'-triphosphate,3'-diphosphate diphosphatase produces the protein MGQLKPQKNVYAVIDLGSNSFHMLIAKSIAGGLQTIGRVKRKVRLAAGLDKDNVLSTEAMQRGWECLALFAERLQDIPDKNITIVATATLRLATNAEVFKNHAEKILGHNINVISGELEARTIYKGVAHTSSCTGKQLVIDIGGASTEVVIGKAFDALHYKSLNMGCVTYLERYFKDCQLSKSNFNAAIKAARTVIDEISPEYKTAGWQIASGASGTVQAIQEIMVAQNLDDLLTLEKLNTIKEQAIAFSTIAALDLPGLSEDRRLVFVSGLAILIALFESLEIEKMGLAGGALREGVLYSMVPEFHNNDIRKRTVDGFMSRYHVDQKQACRVSSLAMQLAVSIDKDWPIESLNGLPLLKAVAQLHEIGLLIEYKQYHKHTAYILENTDMPGFSQSEHKLIVAVADAHRSDFPKGCFNSLGVNSLLAQYIVRLLRIAVILSMRRQDDVLPKFKLTAKNEVLDLKFESNWLKDHPLMASELQQESKQQGKLGWKLIVN, from the coding sequence GTGGGGCAACTTAAACCGCAAAAAAATGTGTACGCAGTTATTGATTTGGGCTCAAATAGCTTTCATATGCTTATAGCCAAATCAATTGCTGGCGGTCTACAAACAATTGGACGTGTTAAACGCAAAGTCCGATTAGCCGCAGGGCTTGATAAAGATAACGTATTGAGCACTGAAGCAATGCAGCGAGGCTGGGAATGCCTTGCCCTTTTTGCTGAGCGTCTACAAGATATCCCAGATAAAAACATCACCATAGTAGCAACAGCCACCTTACGGCTAGCCACTAACGCCGAAGTATTCAAAAATCATGCAGAAAAGATTCTTGGCCATAACATTAATGTTATTAGCGGAGAATTAGAAGCGCGTACAATTTATAAAGGTGTTGCTCATACTTCATCTTGTACTGGCAAACAGCTTGTTATTGATATTGGTGGTGCAAGTACCGAAGTTGTAATTGGTAAAGCATTTGATGCCTTACATTACAAAAGCCTCAATATGGGGTGTGTTACCTATCTTGAACGCTATTTCAAAGACTGCCAATTAAGTAAGAGTAACTTTAACGCAGCCATAAAAGCAGCTCGTACAGTCATTGATGAAATTTCTCCAGAATATAAAACAGCGGGATGGCAAATTGCATCTGGTGCTTCTGGCACAGTGCAAGCAATTCAAGAAATTATGGTCGCTCAAAATCTTGACGATTTACTTACGCTTGAAAAGCTCAACACTATAAAAGAGCAAGCAATTGCATTCAGCACTATTGCAGCGCTAGACCTTCCTGGATTAAGTGAAGACCGTCGACTGGTATTTGTATCAGGGCTCGCAATCTTAATCGCACTATTTGAATCTCTTGAAATAGAAAAAATGGGATTGGCGGGTGGAGCACTGCGTGAAGGCGTTTTATATAGCATGGTTCCGGAGTTTCATAATAACGACATTCGTAAACGCACAGTTGATGGGTTTATGAGTCGTTATCACGTCGATCAAAAACAAGCGTGTCGGGTTTCAAGCTTAGCTATGCAGTTAGCGGTAAGTATTGATAAAGATTGGCCAATTGAAAGTTTAAATGGGTTACCACTATTAAAAGCGGTAGCTCAGCTTCATGAGATTGGATTACTAATAGAATATAAGCAGTACCATAAACACACCGCTTATATTTTGGAAAATACTGATATGCCTGGTTTTTCACAGTCAGAGCATAAATTAATTGTAGCGGTAGCGGATGCGCATCGTTCTGATTTTCCAAAAGGCTGTTTTAATTCACTCGGCGTAAATAGTCTATTAGCGCAATATATAGTGAGATTACTACGAATAGCAGTCATCTTATCAATGCGCAGACAAGATGACGTACTGCCTAAGTTTAAGTTAACTGCTAAAAATGAAGTGTTAGACCTTAAGTTTGAAAGTAACTGGTTAAAAGATCATCCATTAATGGCCAGCGAGCTACAACAAGAGTCTAAACAGCAAGGTAAACTTGGGTGGAAGCTCATAGTAAACTAA
- the rho gene encoding transcription termination factor Rho, which produces MHLRELKDKSIKELVDLAESMGLENVARLRKQDIIFAILKSHAKGGENIFGGGVLEILQDGFGFLRSSEASYLAGPDDIYVSPSQIRRFSMRTGDSISGLIRPPKDGERYFALLKVNEVNFDKPENSRTKILFENLTPLHANERFRMERGNGSKEDITARVLDLASPIGRGQRGLLVAPPKAGKTMLLQNIAQSITHNHPDVTLMVLLIDERPEEVTEMQRLVKGEVIASTFDEPASRHVQVAEMVIEKAKRLVEHKKDVVILLDSITRLARAYNTVIPSSGKVLTGGVDANALHKPKRFFGAARNVEEGGSLTIIATALIDTGSKMDEVIYEEFKGTGNMELHLNRKIAERRVFPAIDFNRSGTRREELLTKPDELQKLWILRKIVHDMSEIDAMEFLIDKLSMSKTNDEFFDSMRRQ; this is translated from the coding sequence ATGCATTTACGCGAATTAAAAGACAAGTCCATTAAAGAGCTTGTAGACTTAGCTGAGTCCATGGGGCTCGAAAACGTAGCCCGCTTAAGAAAGCAAGATATCATTTTTGCCATTCTTAAATCCCATGCCAAAGGCGGAGAGAATATCTTCGGCGGCGGTGTATTAGAGATTTTACAAGATGGTTTCGGCTTCTTAAGATCATCAGAAGCCTCTTACTTAGCTGGCCCAGATGACATTTATGTTTCACCTAGCCAAATTCGCCGTTTCAGCATGCGTACTGGCGATTCAATTTCAGGTCTTATTCGTCCACCTAAAGACGGTGAACGTTACTTTGCTTTACTTAAAGTAAATGAAGTTAACTTTGATAAACCTGAAAACTCTCGAACTAAAATTCTTTTTGAAAACCTTACCCCATTACATGCAAACGAACGTTTTCGCATGGAACGTGGTAACGGCAGTAAAGAAGATATTACAGCCCGTGTACTTGATTTAGCATCTCCTATTGGCCGCGGCCAACGTGGTTTGTTAGTAGCTCCGCCAAAAGCGGGTAAAACAATGCTACTTCAAAATATTGCACAATCAATTACGCACAACCATCCTGATGTAACATTAATGGTTTTACTTATTGATGAACGTCCGGAAGAAGTAACAGAGATGCAACGCCTAGTTAAAGGTGAAGTTATTGCATCAACGTTCGATGAACCAGCTTCTCGTCACGTACAAGTTGCCGAAATGGTTATCGAAAAAGCAAAACGCCTAGTTGAACATAAAAAAGATGTTGTTATCTTATTAGATTCAATCACTCGTTTAGCACGTGCTTATAACACCGTTATTCCTTCATCAGGTAAAGTACTTACTGGTGGTGTTGACGCTAACGCATTACATAAACCTAAGCGCTTCTTTGGTGCTGCACGTAACGTTGAGGAAGGTGGTAGCTTAACAATCATAGCTACAGCTCTTATCGATACTGGCTCTAAAATGGATGAAGTTATCTACGAAGAGTTTAAAGGTACTGGTAACATGGAACTTCACCTTAACCGTAAAATTGCGGAGAGACGTGTATTCCCAGCTATCGACTTTAACCGCTCAGGTACTCGTCGTGAAGAATTACTAACAAAACCAGATGAACTTCAAAAGCTTTGGATTTTACGTAAAATTGTTCATGACATGTCAGAAATTGATGCAATGGAATTCTTAATCGATAAACTATCGATGAGCAAAACCAATGATGAATTTTTTGATTCGATGAGACGCCAATAA
- a CDS encoding NnrS family protein yields MRPINLTEPMPARVAIHQVSQWPLWMLAFRPFFLGGGLLAFLSVGYWLLILTGHASWHSSIPATLWHAHEMLFGFAGVVAVGFLLTAAQTWTGVPSISGKALMWLTFIWLAARLAFFVILPDIAHFNLYAALTLQVIWWLGAIAVLANMLLKANSKSNYPFLAILAVLCGLNVLYLILVLKQNMQLALGVVDTAVLVITLLVGIVAGRVLPFFTAKGLGLTAQVRTPKIDKAVMYLSILAITLFFINKLFLNTINPALVVATVAALHLVRAGFWWDSKVLRVPLLWSLHFSYLALGVGLMMVAFSFYSSAIQFKDALHLITIGTIGMMILAMMTRVSHGHTGRTLAIPHYMAVAFAFLLVAAITRSLLPFIIGPHLAWQISALLWLVAFSLFLIHCTPILTRRRVDGRRG; encoded by the coding sequence ATGCGCCCTATAAACTTAACTGAGCCAATGCCAGCACGCGTTGCTATTCATCAAGTATCTCAATGGCCATTATGGATGCTCGCTTTTAGACCTTTCTTTTTAGGCGGTGGCTTATTGGCATTTTTGTCGGTGGGGTATTGGCTACTTATTTTAACAGGCCATGCAAGTTGGCACTCATCGATACCTGCAACATTATGGCACGCGCACGAAATGCTGTTTGGCTTTGCAGGAGTTGTAGCTGTTGGCTTTTTACTTACCGCTGCACAAACATGGACAGGCGTACCGAGCATAAGTGGCAAAGCCCTTATGTGGCTTACGTTTATATGGCTTGCAGCGCGCTTAGCCTTTTTTGTGATATTGCCTGATATTGCTCATTTTAATTTATATGCTGCACTTACATTACAAGTTATTTGGTGGCTAGGCGCCATAGCAGTATTGGCTAATATGTTATTAAAAGCCAATAGCAAAAGTAACTATCCGTTTTTAGCTATTTTAGCTGTGCTTTGTGGGCTCAATGTATTGTATTTAATACTTGTTTTAAAACAAAACATGCAGCTTGCACTTGGTGTGGTTGATACCGCAGTACTGGTAATTACTTTACTAGTTGGCATTGTTGCGGGTCGCGTTCTACCATTTTTTACCGCTAAAGGTCTAGGTTTAACCGCACAAGTTCGCACTCCTAAAATAGATAAAGCGGTGATGTATTTATCTATTTTGGCTATCACTTTATTTTTCATCAACAAGTTGTTTTTGAACACGATTAATCCTGCGTTAGTTGTTGCAACTGTTGCTGCGCTTCACCTGGTCAGGGCTGGTTTTTGGTGGGATAGCAAGGTATTGAGAGTGCCGTTGTTATGGTCTTTACATTTTTCCTACTTAGCGTTAGGCGTAGGGTTAATGATGGTTGCATTTAGCTTTTATAGCAGTGCAATACAATTTAAAGATGCGCTGCACTTAATCACTATTGGCACAATAGGTATGATGATTTTAGCAATGATGACGCGTGTATCACATGGTCATACAGGGCGTACACTCGCTATTCCTCATTACATGGCTGTTGCTTTTGCGTTTTTGCTTGTGGCCGCTATTACTCGTTCATTACTCCCTTTTATTATTGGGCCTCACCTTGCTTGGCAAATAAGTGCTTTGCTGTGGTTAGTGGCTTTTTCATTATTTTTAATTCACTGCACACCTATATTAACGCGGCGTCGTGTTGATGGGCGTCGTGGTTAG
- a CDS encoding tellurite resistance TerB family protein — protein MFKQIKQLFAVFDEQQPSMQEHDLKTAVAALLIEVMRADTKLEHDEQRTLTVTLKKYFNLTDIEVNELTNNAASSLDDSIDYFQFSKQINEHCSAAQRIEIIELLWRLAYADGEIDPQEDYVIRKVAGLLYVTHTDFIAAKLAATK, from the coding sequence ATGTTCAAACAAATAAAACAACTTTTTGCTGTATTCGATGAACAGCAGCCAAGTATGCAAGAGCACGATTTAAAAACAGCTGTTGCTGCATTATTAATTGAAGTTATGCGTGCAGATACCAAGCTTGAACATGATGAACAACGAACCCTGACTGTAACCTTAAAAAAGTATTTTAATTTAACAGATATTGAGGTTAATGAGCTTACTAATAACGCGGCAAGCAGCTTAGATGATTCGATAGATTACTTTCAGTTTTCAAAACAGATTAATGAGCATTGCAGCGCGGCGCAGCGAATAGAAATAATAGAATTATTATGGCGCTTAGCGTATGCCGATGGAGAAATAGATCCCCAAGAAGACTACGTAATACGTAAAGTAGCAGGGCTTTTATATGTAACGCATACCGATTTTATCGCCGCAAAACTCGCGGCGACAAAGTAA
- a CDS encoding LysR family transcriptional regulator, whose amino-acid sequence MAIKFEDWQDVKVAFEVARLGTLTAAAEELNVHHSTVLRRINNLEKNLNARLFHRHARGYKVTEIGTKLFETAQTIHSSLEQLHNDIAAADSTLRGSLLLTTVSGFMDVLGDVCEQFQALHPQVQLEVILEQKRLRLDHGQAHIAVRAGPRPDEGDYIAQHLAQLSSGLYANKRYINKYGMPKLLSDLQQHNFVSGVAGFNARVPYFAWADEHIPASQIKLRVSETAEATRAIIKGLGIGGLQHDVAAQYSDLVPILHSELSWPTDVWLVTHHLVHRTAKVQAFAGLLKTHFSKLAANQ is encoded by the coding sequence ATGGCGATAAAATTTGAAGATTGGCAAGACGTTAAAGTAGCGTTTGAAGTAGCACGATTAGGCACGTTAACGGCGGCAGCAGAAGAGCTTAATGTGCACCACAGCACAGTACTTAGGCGAATTAATAATCTTGAAAAAAACTTAAATGCACGCCTTTTTCATCGCCATGCTCGTGGTTACAAGGTTACTGAAATTGGCACCAAGTTATTTGAAACAGCACAAACTATCCATAGCTCCTTAGAGCAGTTACATAACGATATAGCAGCAGCCGATAGCACCCTTAGAGGGAGTTTATTGCTAACGACGGTAAGTGGCTTTATGGATGTACTTGGTGATGTATGTGAGCAATTTCAGGCATTACATCCGCAAGTGCAGTTAGAAGTTATTTTAGAACAAAAAAGGTTAAGGCTCGATCACGGACAAGCACATATTGCAGTTCGTGCAGGCCCAAGGCCTGATGAAGGCGATTATATTGCTCAGCATTTAGCGCAGTTATCATCGGGTTTATACGCTAATAAACGTTACATTAATAAGTACGGGATGCCTAAATTATTAAGTGATTTACAACAACATAATTTTGTATCGGGTGTGGCGGGTTTTAATGCCCGCGTGCCTTATTTTGCATGGGCTGATGAACATATTCCTGCATCGCAAATTAAGCTGCGAGTATCTGAAACCGCAGAAGCGACTCGTGCAATAATTAAAGGGCTAGGCATTGGCGGATTACAGCATGACGTAGCGGCGCAATATTCTGATTTAGTACCTATATTACACAGTGAGTTAAGCTGGCCTACCGATGTATGGTTAGTCACGCATCACCTAGTACATCGCACTGCTAAAGTACAAGCTTTTGCAGGGTTGTTAAAAACACATTTTAGTAAGTTAGCTGCTAATCAATAG
- the trxA gene encoding thioredoxin TrxA yields MSEKIIQITDDSFEADVLQSDKPVLVDFWAEWCGPCKMIAPILHEVADEYDSRVTVAKLNIDQNAGTPPKFGIRGIPTLLLFKDGQVAATKVGALSKTQLIEFLENNI; encoded by the coding sequence ATGAGCGAGAAAATAATCCAAATTACTGACGATAGCTTTGAAGCTGACGTATTACAATCTGACAAACCAGTACTAGTAGATTTCTGGGCTGAATGGTGTGGACCGTGTAAAATGATCGCCCCTATTCTTCACGAAGTTGCTGATGAATACGACAGCCGTGTGACTGTTGCTAAATTAAACATTGACCAAAATGCTGGCACACCGCCAAAATTTGGTATTCGTGGTATCCCTACTTTACTTCTTTTTAAAGATGGCCAAGTAGCTGCAACGAAAGTAGGTGCTCTTTCAAAAACTCAACTTATCGAGTTTTTAGAAAACAACATCTAA
- the norR gene encoding nitric oxide reductase transcriptional regulator NorR, producing the protein MNQQFNLTQVALELAQSTLHEHSFDQLLATVERVIPSDASALLVLQGEQLKPLAIKGLMSDSLGRRFKIVEHPRLEAICKSTLALQFAHDCPLPDPYDGLLLAKTGDIPVHACLGLPLYDKNALLGVLTFDSLNANAFNSISADTLNTLQTLCSAHFKTALELAHYKQHAQHSSALVQELNREALTRDGGEIIGQSPLMQTLKNEIKLVAASNFSVLILGETGVGKELVARNIHLNSARKDQPLIHLNCASLPENLAESEFFGHAKGAFTGAQNSRQGKFQLADGGTLFLDEIGELPLAMQSKLLRVLQSGEIQTVGEDTPKYVDVRVVAATNRNLKEEVAQGRFRADLYHRLSVYPITVPPLSKREHDITLLAGYFIEQTARKLGIKQLKLSPEAQVLLNQYNWPGNVRELEHVISRSALKAKQSQWQNPIITITSEHCDLTPSAPQNSLVASQSTTNTLINQPLKQAVESLQYNVITEQLKKHNYNWSAAARVLELDRANLVRLAKRLGIEIKKTL; encoded by the coding sequence ATGAACCAGCAATTCAACCTTACCCAAGTTGCTCTAGAGCTTGCTCAAAGTACACTACACGAGCATAGCTTTGATCAATTACTAGCAACGGTTGAACGGGTGATCCCTAGTGATGCAAGTGCGTTATTAGTGCTTCAGGGCGAGCAATTAAAACCACTGGCAATTAAAGGGTTAATGTCCGACAGCCTTGGCAGACGATTTAAAATAGTAGAGCACCCTCGCCTAGAAGCTATTTGCAAAAGCACACTCGCGCTACAATTTGCGCACGACTGCCCACTACCCGATCCATACGACGGATTGCTATTAGCTAAAACCGGCGACATACCGGTACATGCATGTTTAGGTTTACCCCTTTATGATAAAAACGCACTACTTGGCGTACTTACGTTTGATAGCCTTAACGCCAATGCATTTAACAGCATAAGCGCTGATACACTCAATACCTTACAAACGCTGTGTAGTGCGCACTTTAAAACAGCTTTAGAGCTTGCCCATTACAAACAGCATGCACAGCACTCAAGTGCATTAGTGCAAGAACTAAATCGTGAAGCGTTAACACGGGACGGCGGTGAAATTATTGGTCAAAGTCCGCTAATGCAAACACTTAAAAACGAAATTAAACTCGTTGCAGCATCTAACTTTAGCGTGCTTATATTAGGTGAAACAGGAGTAGGGAAAGAGCTTGTAGCGCGTAATATTCACTTAAATTCAGCTCGAAAAGATCAACCGCTTATTCACTTAAATTGTGCATCGCTTCCTGAGAACCTTGCTGAAAGTGAATTTTTTGGTCATGCGAAAGGGGCTTTTACAGGCGCACAAAATTCGCGCCAGGGTAAATTTCAATTAGCTGATGGCGGCACGTTATTTTTAGATGAAATAGGCGAACTGCCCCTGGCCATGCAAAGTAAACTATTACGAGTGCTACAAAGTGGCGAAATACAAACGGTAGGAGAAGACACGCCAAAGTACGTAGATGTACGCGTCGTTGCTGCAACCAACAGAAACTTAAAAGAAGAAGTAGCTCAAGGTCGCTTTAGAGCCGATTTATACCATCGCCTCAGTGTCTACCCTATTACTGTGCCACCACTTAGTAAACGCGAGCACGACATAACACTCTTAGCTGGTTATTTTATTGAGCAAACAGCCCGTAAATTAGGGATAAAACAATTAAAACTAAGCCCTGAAGCGCAAGTACTACTTAATCAGTACAACTGGCCAGGTAACGTTCGCGAGCTTGAACATGTCATTAGCCGCAGCGCCCTAAAAGCAAAACAAAGCCAATGGCAAAATCCAATAATAACCATTACAAGCGAGCACTGTGATTTAACCCCGAGTGCGCCGCAAAACTCTCTAGTAGCAAGCCAAAGTACAACCAACACCTTAATCAACCAACCTTTAAAGCAAGCTGTAGAATCGTTGCAATACAACGTAATTACTGAGCAATTAAAGAAGCATAACTACAACTGGTCAGCAGCAGCAAGAGTACTTGAATTAGATAGAGCTAACTTAGTACGCTTGGCTAAACGCCTAGGGATAGAAATAAAAAAAACACTATAA